The DNA window GATGGCCTTGGTGGTGCGTCCCCCCAAATCGACGGAGATGATGCTATCCCGTTTCTTGGGGCCGGAGCTGTTTAGAAATGGCAGCGCCATGGCGTTTCGTGTTCGGTAAAATTTTTTGCGTTCAAGCCGGCAACCTTGTGGCGCCGAACAGCGGCGCACAAACTGTCTCCGGGGCAGAACCAACGTTCCCGCCGTTCCGAGCCCGGCGACCCGCGGTGCTGCAATTTCTCCCGCAGTCGGCTGGCTATTAGCAACCGCCGCGCCAGCTTGCGCAATTATGCGAAAACGGCCTGCTGAAACTGAGAAATGCCATCCGGCGCGCCGGTGAGCGTCCGGCGGCTGTCCAAAGGCAGGGCAATCCTGCCTTGTTCTTCAACCAATCTTGGCGAGTTGCCGGGCCCGCTGTTGCAAGGCCTCGACGAAGAGTTGAATCAGCGGCGTGGCGCGGCCGCGCCACAGGGCGCCGACGGCCACTTTCGGGAAGTCCGGCAACGGGACGATGCGGGCGCCCGGTCCAATTTTGACGCCCGGAATCTGCACGGCGATGCCCACGCCAAATCCATGCGCCACGTAGGTTTGAATCAAATCCAGCGAGCTTACTTCAATGCTCGGAAACCAGTCGATGTCCCGTTGGGCGAGCGTTTGTTGCAGATGTTTGGTGATGACCTCCGCGGCGGGCATGCAGATCAGCGCCTCGTTGATGGGGTCCTGTTCCCACAACTGCTCGGCGTTTGTGATCTTGCTGCTGGCGGGCACGAGCAACATCAGGGGCAGCTCCAGCAGCACCTGCGAATTGATGCCCGGGGTGGCGCGCTTTTCAATGAGCGTGACCGCGAGGTCGATTTCCTCCCGCAACAACAAGCTTTCCAATTCGCCCTGATAACCCTCGCGCAGCGCCACGCGCAGCTGCGGCAGTTTTTTTTGCGCATGCTGGATCAGGTCCGGCAGGTGGTCGCGCAGCACGATGGTGGAGGCGCCGATGCGGATGTGCTGGGCCTGGCCGCCTTGCAGTTCGGTTTCGAGGGCGCCCAGATTGGCAAAGAAGGGCTGGATGAACTGGTAAAGCTTCTCGCCGGCCGGCGTGAGGGCGAAGGGACGCCGGTGGAACAGGGTCACGCCCAGATGCTCCTCCAACTGGGCCACCTGGCCGCTGATGGCCGGTTGTTGGATGCCGTAAGGCATGTTGCGCACGGCTTCGGTGATGCCGCCATGACGGGCCACATAGTAAAACAGCTCCAAGTGGTGAATATTCATAGGCTTCCGGGCAACCGCCGGCATGCTGGAAACCCCGCCTTCGAATTGCAAGCGTTCAGCCACCGGCGGTGTTCGGCGATCGCACAAAGTTTTTGCCTAAAGTCCAACCCGGAATCCGCCGATACATGAGGTTGGTGTGGCCGAATTCCGGCCGGTGAACGGGCCGTTGGTGGCGTGGATGCGCCGCGGGGCTCGCCGGTAGGGAGTTCGCCGCCGCCGCTGGACGCTTGAAATTCAGCCAAAACAAGAATCTGACGACGTTCACCCGCGTGGTGATCCTCACGGCCTTTTATTTTGTGGGCGGCATGTTGGGGAAGCAGGCCTCGTTCATGTCGGGCAGCGTCGCCCTCGTCTGGCCGCCGGCAGGAATCGCCCTGGCGGCCATTTTGTTGTTCGGCTACCGGTTCTGGCCGGGCGTGGCGCTGGGCGCCGTGTTGTTCTCCCTCATGAACGGCGTGCCGCTGGGCTTTTTCACCTTCGGCACCGCGGTCGGGAACACCGTCGGCGCGGTGGTGTGCGCCTTCCTGCTCCGGCAGAGTTTTGTCTTCAACAATGCGATGGAAAGCACGCGCGGCGTCGTGGGCTACATCGGCCTCGCGTGTTTCCTCGGCACCACGGTCAATGCCGCCTTCAACGTCGTCGGGCTCGCCTACGCCGGCAACGTGGCGTGGACGAATTTGTTTCCGGGCATTCTGGAATGGTGGGTGCCCAACGCGCTTGCCGCCCTGGTTGTGGCGCCGTTTCTGATTACCTGGGCCACGCCGGCCGCCAGCATTTCGTGGCAGCCCCGGCTGGTCGCGGAAGCGGTGATCTGTGCCGTCGGGCTCGTCGTGGGCACACTGATTTCGTTTCAATCGTGGTTTGTTTACGGCATTCAAAATTATCCGCTGGCGTATCTGCCCTTCCCCTTTCTCGTCTGGGGCGCGCTGCGGTTTGGCCAGCGGGGCGCGACCACCGGCACCCTGGTGGTGAGTGTGCTGGCCATTCACTCGCTGCTCCACGGGCGCGGGCCCTTTGTCACGCACACCGAGCGGGACAGCTTGATGCTGATTGGCAGTTACATCGGCATTCTGGCAGTCACGAACATGCTGCTGGCCGCGGCCGCCGCCGAACGCCGGCTGGCCGAGCGGTCCGTGTCCCAGAGCGAACGACGGTTTCGGGCGGTGGTGGAGGATCAGACTGATCTTATCTGCCGGTTTACGCCCACCGGCGAGATTACGTTTGTGAACGGCGCCTACTGCCGGTTTCGCGGCCGGACCCAGGCGGAACTGCTGGGAACAAATTTCCTGCAAACGCTCAATGCCGAAGATCGCGCGGTGGCGTTGAGTTATTTCAATGATCTGCCGCCGACGCAGCCGGCGGTTTCGTTCGACCACCGCGTCGCCGGCGCGGACGGCGCGGAACTCTGGCAGCAGTTCACCGTGCGGCATCTGTTTCCCGAGGGCGACGGGCCGCATGAATTTCAGGCCGTCATTCAGGACATCACCGCGCGCAAACAATCCGAACAGGCCCTGCAGGCCAGTGAAAAAAAATATCGTTCGCTCGTGGCCAACATTCCCGACGTGGTGTGGACGGTGAACGCCCGCCGCGAGTTGATTTACATCAGCGACAACGTCGAGACCATCCTTGGCTTCAAGCCGCGCGAAATCATGTCGCTGCCGGGCGCATGGTGGCTGGACGGCATCCACCCCGATGACGTGGCCCAGGTGGAAACGGCGTATCAAAAACTGTTCGAGGGCGGCGAACAACTGGACGTCGAATATCGCTTCCGCCGCGCCGACGGCGAATGGATCTGGCTCCAGAGCCGGGCGACGGCGACGCGCGTGGCGGATGGCGTGTTGTGCACGGACGGGTTGCTGTCGGAGATCACCCAGCGCAAACGGTCGGAGGAAGCGCTGCAACAGGCCAAGGAGGCTGCGGAGGCGGCGAACCGGGCCAAGAGCCAGTTCCTCGCCAACATGAGCCACGAGTTGCGCACGCCGCTCAACGCCATCATCGGGTTCTCCGAAATCCTCGGCGATCAAACATTCGGTCCGCTAAACGAACGCCAGTTGCGCTACGCCGGCAACATTTTGAACAGCGGCCGGCACCTGCTCCAGTTGATCAACGACATCCTTGATCTCTCCAAAGTCGAGGCCAGCCGGATGGAGCTGGCCCGCACCGCGTTCAACGTGGGCGACGCGTTGAACAACGTGCAGGCCATCGTCAAATCCCTCGCGAACAAAAAGCACATCGCACTGGAAATGAAGGTGGCGGCGGACCTCGCGCCGCTGAACGCTGACGAAAGCAAGTTCAAGCAGATCATGTATAACTTGCTCAGCAACGCCATCAAGTTCACGCCCGATGCCGGGCGCGTCACCGTCACAGCCACCGGCGAACCCGCCGGGGCTGACGCGGATCCGACTGTGTCGGGCTGGCTGCGCGTGGGCGTTGGCGACACCGGCATCGGCATTCACCCGCGTGATCATGAACGCATCTTTCATGAGTTTGAGCAGGTGGATTCCTCCTACGGCCGGCAACAACAGGGCACGGGGCTCGGGTTGACGTTGACCCGGAAATTGGTCGAGTTGCACGGCGGCCGGTTGTGGGTGGAGAGCGAAGGTGTCGAAGGGCGGGGCAGCACCTTCACGTTTTTGCTGCCACTGGTGCGGAACGATGAACGGCCGGGCGAATTCGCCTCCAGCGACGGCGTGCTGCGGCCACTGGTGCTCGTGGTGGCAACGGCTGAAGAACGGCAGCAGCTGGTGAGCGATTGCCTGCGGCGCGCGGGCTACGGCGTGGCCGCGGTGCCGGGCGTGGCGGCGCTGCGCAGTGAATTGCAGCGCAGCCGGCCTTACGCGGTGGCCATGGATGAACAGTTGCTGCCGGCGGGCGACGCCGGGACGGCTGATCTGCGTTCCATGATTCCGGGCGGGACGCCGGCGATCGTGTTCTCCACCACGGCCGATGGTTCGCCCGGCTTCAAACTGTGGACTGAAAGTGACGCCGGCTGGGAACCGTTCCGGCCGCGGCTCGTGGAGGCGATTCGCCCGACGGCATCCACCAGTGCCAAGGAGGTCCGCACCGTGGTGGTGATCGACGACGAGCCGGCGTTGCTGGAGCTGTTGACCAAGACGCTCCTTTACAAGGGATTTCAAGTGCTGCCGTCCACGGATGGCCGGCGGGGCATTGAATTCGCCGCCGGATTTCATCCGGATGCCATCATTCTCGACCTGAGCATGCCGGAATGCGACGGCCGTCAGGTGCTGGACCAGCTGCGGGCGCGGCCCGAGACCCGGCAGATTCCGATTCTGATTCATACGGGCACGGTGCTGAACGAAGACGAGCGCCAGCGCCTCGCGGCCCACGTCCACTCCATCACCTTCAAGACCAATCACGCCGGGTTGTTTGAAGACCTGGCGCGGCTGGAGGCAACCGCCGAAGCCACCGTCCAAACATGAACAATCCTTCGCCCCATCGCGTGCTGGTGGTTGAGGACAACGTGCTCAACCTGGAACTGGTGACCGACCTGCTGGAGGCCGCCGGCTATGTCGTCTGGCCCGCCCGCACGGCCGAGGAGGGCTTGCACCGCGCCCAGCATCTGCCGGATTTGATTCTTATGGATCTCAGCCTGCCCGGCATGGATGGTCTCGCCGCCATCCGGGCGTTGCGCACCGGACCGTTGACGACTGATCTGCCCATCATCGTCCTGACCGCACATGCAATGAAGGGCGACGAGGAAATCGCCCGGGCTGCCGGTTGCGACGGCTACCTCACCAAACCCATCGACACCCGCACCTTTGTCGAGAAGGTGGCCGGGTTCATCGCGTTTGCCCATTTGCGCCGGACCATCGATACCCCCACGAATTAAGGACACATGAACACAACGACACTCGAAGCCAAACCGGTCCACCCCGCCACACCGCCCCCCCGGGGACATGTGCTGGTGGTGGACGACGAAGAACAAAACCGCATGCTGCTGCGCGATTCCCTCGAGGCGCACGGCTACGAAATCGCCGAAGCCGCAGATGGCGAGCAGGCGCTGCAACAGATCGCCGAACGGCCACCCGATGTCGTGCTGCTCGATGTAATGATGCCGCGCATGGACGGTTTCGAGGTGTGCCGCCGTTTGAAAAACAACCCCGCGACCGCGGGCATTCCGGTGCTGATGGTGACGGCGCTTTCCGAACGCAAGGAGCGCATGATGGGCGTGGCCGCCGGGGCCAACGACTTTCTGAACAAGCCGGTGGACATTCAGGATTTGACCCTGCGCGTGCGCAATGCCGCTCAGCTGCGCCGCCTCTTTGCGCAATTGCAGCAGGAGCAGGAAAAATCGGAACGCCTGCTGCGGAACATCCTGCCGCCCGCCATCGCCGAGCGCATGAAGCGGGGGGAGACGCACTTTGCCGAGCATCATCCGGAGGTCACCGTGCTGGTGGCGGACCTCGTTGGTTTCACCGAATTGTCCGCGCACATCAGCCCGGATCAGGTGGTCAGTCTGCTGAACGAAATCTTTTGCGCCTTCGACGAGGTGGTGGCGCGGCAGGGGCTCGAAAAAATCAAAACCATCGGCGACGCCTACATGGTGGCGGGAGGCCTGACGCAGCCGCGCGCGGATCACGCGGAGGCCGTGGCCGGGCTGGCGCTGGCCCTGCGCGCCGAAGTGGAGCGCATCAATCGCGAATACAGCACCTCCATCCGCGTTCGGATGGGCATCAGCACCGGGCCCGTCGTGGCGGGCGTGATTGGCCGGAAGAAAATCAGCTACGACCTGTGGGGCGATTCGGTCAACCTGGCCTTCGGGCTGGAAGCCGCCGGCGAGCCCGGCACCATCACGGTTTCGGGCGCCACCTTCGAACGCGTTAAACACAGCCATCGCTTCCAACGTCGCGAGGGCGTGCCGGTCAAGGGCCACGGGGCGGTGACGGTTTATCAGTTGTTGGGCCGCATTTGAGCCGCTTCGGCGGCACCGGCCGGCGGGCCGCGCGGCCGGGCATGACCGGGGTTTGGGCGGGAGCAAATCGCTTGTTCCGTCCGTCTGACCCTTTAAAGTCATGCCACTCATGCGAGGCCTGTTAACAATTGCGGCCGTGGGGCTGGGGCTGCTCGGCGCCGCGGCGCAAAACAGCCCGCCGCCGGACGCGGCGCTGACCAACGCAATCCGCTCGGCGCGTCTTCAGCTTCAGGGCCGCCAGCCGTCGTTGACGCCGGCCGAAATCACCCGGCAGGCCGAAACGCTGGGCCGCTCCAACTGGCTCGCCTCCGCCATCGTCAAAGCGATTGAGACGCGCGACTTCACCAATGCCGCGGCGTGGTTGAAGGAGTTTCCCGGTCGCGTCGACGACCTGCAACAATACGGGCAACCATTGTTGTATCGCGCCGTGTCGCAGAACCAGCCCGAGCTGCTGGCCTTCCTGCTTCAGCAAAAGGCGAATCCCGATGTGGCCGGGCCGTTCAACGATTCACCGCTCGTGCAGGCGCTCCAGTCCCGCCGGTGGAACATGGCCTGCCAGTTGATCGAGGCGGGCGCTTCGGTGATGGGCACGAATCGTTTCGGGCGCAGCGCCGCGGGCGTCTTCTTCGAGAGTTGGTATCCGGGCAACCCTGGCGAGCCGGGCATCACGAATCTGGTGCCGCTGATGTTGCAACACGGGCTCGATCCGTTCGCGCCTGTGCGTGCGGGCAGCCCGGTTTCGCTGGTGGAAGAATGCCTGAGCCGCGAGAGCAACTATCGTTCGTTTGGCTTCGGCCCGCGCCTTTGGTCGGGGCCCAGTTCGTCGCCACCACAGGCGTTGTTCGGCGATTTGTTGCTGACGAACCAGCCCGGTCCAGCGCGGCTCACCCCGCTCGGTGACACGGCCCTGCATCTGGCGGTGTGCTGGCAGCGCACCAATCTCGTCGCATTCCTCCTTCACGCCGGATTCACCATCGATCAGACCAACGCCGCAGGGCTGACGCCGTTGCAGGAACTGGTCGGTCGCGGACTGTCGTTCCAGTCGGTCAGTCCCGGATTCACTTGGATCGGGTCCGGTATTGGACCAGCGTCACCCACGTCGAACACCAATGCGTTGCCCGCCAGCATCCCGGACTTCCTGCTCGCGCAGGGCGCGCGGCTGGATGTGTTTTCCGCGGCGGGACTGGGCCGCACCAACGAACTCGCGGCCTTGTTGCGCGAAAATCCGCATCTGGCCGGCGCTCGCGACGGTTACGGCCGCACGCCGCTGCACTACGCGGCGTTGAATGCGCCTTGGGGTGGCATGGTTGCATTCGGCCCGATGGCGGTGCGCCAGCAGATGGTGATGCCGGGGCGTTCGGGTTTGGCGCGGCCGGGGGCGCCGGATGAACCGATTGTTCGGGTGGTTCAACGGTTGTTGCAGGCGGGCGCTGATCCTTCCGTTGCGACCACGCGGAAAGTGCGGTTCGCGCGCAACCTCGGCGACATCCCGGCCGGGACGACGCCCTTGCATCTCGCCGCCAAGGCTGGCAACGCCACCTTGCTGCACGCGTTGCTGACGGCCAAGGCGGACGTGCAGCGCGCCGACGAGACGGGCGACACGCCCTTGCACCTGGCCGCACGCACGTGGCAGACCAACGCGCTGGCGCTGCTGCTGCGGGCGCACGCGCCGTTGGAGGTGACGAATCACGCCGGCCAGACGCCGTTGCGCGCGGCCGTGGAAGCCGGCATGAGCCCCGAAGTCGCCGCGCTGCTCGACGCCGGGGCCAGTCCCACCAACGGCCTCGGCGGCAGCACGTTGGTGCACCTGGCGGCGGTGCGGGGCGACGTGGCCACCTTGCGGGTGCTGTCCGCGCACCGGCTCGCGCTCGATACGCCGGATGGTTCGGGCCGCACACCATTCGAACTGGCGGCCACGGCCAGGCGGTGGGACGCCATAACGTTTCTGCGCGAAGCGGGCGCCAACCTCAATGCCGCCGATCACGACGGCAACACGGCGTTGCACCTGCTCGCGGCCGAGCAGGATGACATGGTCAATCACGAGGCCGCCCAGTCATGGTGGGAGCGGTGGGAGCGCAATCGCCTGGCCCAGCCGGGCCTCGTGGGTGGCGCCTTGCGCTGGCTGATGACCAAGAAAGTCCTCACCCCGCCGGCCGGACCGGTGTGGACGAACACCAGTCTCAGCGCGTGGTTGCTCGACAACGGCGCGCGTGTGAATGCCACCAATCACGCTGGACAGACGCCGTTGCACGTCCTGTGCGGCGCCAACTGGTTGAACTGGTATGACCTGAACCAAACCTCGAACCGCCTGGCCGTTTTGCTGAACGCGGGGGCGCGGCTCGATTTGACCGACACGAACGGCCTCACGCCGCTGCATCTCGCAGTCACAAACGCTTCACCTGCGCAGCTGGCCTTTCTGCTCAAGCAAGCCGGGCGCGGCGTGGACATGCGGGATGCGCGGGGGCGGACGTTGTTGCACGTCGCCGTGCTGGGCGCGCGCGACAATCTCGATCGTGTGTCGGCCTTGTTGTCCGCTGGCGCGGACCCGAATGTGCGCGACCGGCAAGGGCAGACCCCGTTGCTCCTCGCGTTGTCGTTCCGTAACGATGGCTACGACTGGCAGCGGTCGCGGCTCGTGCAGATGTTGTTGACGAATCGCGCCGACCCGAATCTGGCGGACGCGCGCGGCGACACGCCGCTGCATTGGGTCATGCGAAACTACGCTTCGAACTGGGACTATCCGGCGCGCGACTTTGTTCCGCTGCTGCTCACGAACGGCGCGCAGCCCAATGCCCGCGACCGGGCCGGGCTGACGCCGCTGCATTGGCTGGCGTCTTCCAGCAACGGCTTTGTGCATCCCTTCGGCCAGATCGGCCCCATCCTGTTTGATGCGCGCTGGGATTACGCCGCGCGGGATCCGGTGGGCGACGCGCCCGTTCACCTTTGGATTCCGCACCTGCAAAATTACTGGGACGACATGGAGGGCTTCAAACGCGTATTGACCAACCAGCATCTGGTGAACTTCACCAACAGCGCGGGGGACACGCCGTTGCACCTGGCGTTGAAGGCGGACAAGGATTTTCTGGCGCGCGCGTTGATGCAAATCGGCGCCGATCCCACGCTGAAGAATGCCGCGGGCGAAACCGCCCTGCGCCTGGCCGTCGAGCGGTCGCCGGGCTTTTTCGATCAGGAGGTGCGTCCACCGGGGGCGCAACATCGGTTCTTCGACGCCATTCGCCTGCGGGATCGGGCGGATTTGAACGGCTGGCTCACGGCGGATCCGAGTCTGGCCACGGTGACCAATCGCGACGGGGCGACGGCGTTAATGGCGGCCACGGATGCAGGCGATCCCACAAACATCAACCGCCTGCTGGAACTGGGCGCGCCGCTGGATGCGCTTTCGGCGTTGCGTCTGGGGCGGATGACTGAATTTCAAAAACTGCTGGAAGCTGCGCCTCGTCCGGTGCCTGACGCGTGGCTGTTTGAAGCCGTGCGGTTCGGCCGGCTGGATGGCTTGCAGGCGTTGCTGGCGGCGGGCGCCTCCGTGGAGGCCGCCGATGGCGACGGACACTCGTTGCTGTTTCGTGCCACCGCCGCGAAACGCGCGGACCTGGCGGAATGGCTGCGAATTCAGGGCTGCCGTCCGACGTTCTTCGACGCGATCGAGGAGGGCGACATCGCTGCGTTGGACGCCTTCGCGACGGCCGATCCCGCTTGCGTCAGCCTGACCAATCGCAACGGCGCGACGCCGCTGTATGATGCGGCGACGGCCGGCCGGACGGAAGTTGCGAAATGGCTGTTGCAGCACGGCGCGCCGGTGAACGCGCCCATTCCCGGCGGCTGGACCGCGCTGCACGCCGCCGCGATGAACGATGCCGTCGAACTGGGGCGCGTGCTGCTGGACGCGGGTGCCTCACCCAACATTCTGGGACCGGGCGGCATGGGGCCGTTGCATCTGGCGGCGGCGCTGGGAAACACCAACTTCGCCGGCTTGTTGTTGGCGCGCGGCGCGGACGTGAATTTGATTTCGCCGGTGCAGGGCGGTTATTTCGGCAACTCGCCGCTGCATTGGGCCGCGCACTTGGGGAAGGTGGACATGTTCAAGTTGTTGCTGGCGCACGGCGCGGACTTGAAGGCGCTGAACCGCCAGAAGGAAACGCCGCTGGAACTTGCCCGGGCCAATACGCGCGGCCGACACCTTGGATTTCCCTGGCCGCCGGGGACCTCCTACCGTTACGACCCGGCCATGCAGCGGTCGCCACAGCGCGAGGTCCGGTTGCGGGAGCTGGAAGCGGCGGCGGCCCAACATTGATGGAACTTTCGGTCCTTCACATAAATCAATTTTCACTTGGCAGCCGCTTCCTGCTAAAACACCTTCCAACTTCCCCGGCGTTCGCCGTGGGTGGTTTCCCGGAACATGAAACGGCTGCAACTCATTTTCGCGATCCTGGTGCTCGCTTCGCTGGGCACGGGCTGTTCGTTTCGGCGGCTTGCCGTGAACCAGCTGGGCGATGCGCTGGCGTCCGGCGGCAGCACGTTCGCCAGCGATGATGATCCGGACCTGGTCAAGGCCGCCGTGCCGTTCAGCCTGAAGTTGATGGAATCCCTGCTGGCGGAAAGCCCG is part of the Verrucomicrobiia bacterium genome and encodes:
- a CDS encoding LysR family transcriptional regulator: MNIHHLELFYYVARHGGITEAVRNMPYGIQQPAISGQVAQLEEHLGVTLFHRRPFALTPAGEKLYQFIQPFFANLGALETELQGGQAQHIRIGASTIVLRDHLPDLIQHAQKKLPQLRVALREGYQGELESLLLREEIDLAVTLIEKRATPGINSQVLLELPLMLLVPASSKITNAEQLWEQDPINEALICMPAAEVITKHLQQTLAQRDIDWFPSIEVSSLDLIQTYVAHGFGVGIAVQIPGVKIGPGARIVPLPDFPKVAVGALWRGRATPLIQLFVEALQQRARQLAKIG
- a CDS encoding MASE1 domain-containing protein; the protein is MKFSQNKNLTTFTRVVILTAFYFVGGMLGKQASFMSGSVALVWPPAGIALAAILLFGYRFWPGVALGAVLFSLMNGVPLGFFTFGTAVGNTVGAVVCAFLLRQSFVFNNAMESTRGVVGYIGLACFLGTTVNAAFNVVGLAYAGNVAWTNLFPGILEWWVPNALAALVVAPFLITWATPAASISWQPRLVAEAVICAVGLVVGTLISFQSWFVYGIQNYPLAYLPFPFLVWGALRFGQRGATTGTLVVSVLAIHSLLHGRGPFVTHTERDSLMLIGSYIGILAVTNMLLAAAAAERRLAERSVSQSERRFRAVVEDQTDLICRFTPTGEITFVNGAYCRFRGRTQAELLGTNFLQTLNAEDRAVALSYFNDLPPTQPAVSFDHRVAGADGAELWQQFTVRHLFPEGDGPHEFQAVIQDITARKQSEQALQASEKKYRSLVANIPDVVWTVNARRELIYISDNVETILGFKPREIMSLPGAWWLDGIHPDDVAQVETAYQKLFEGGEQLDVEYRFRRADGEWIWLQSRATATRVADGVLCTDGLLSEITQRKRSEEALQQAKEAAEAANRAKSQFLANMSHELRTPLNAIIGFSEILGDQTFGPLNERQLRYAGNILNSGRHLLQLINDILDLSKVEASRMELARTAFNVGDALNNVQAIVKSLANKKHIALEMKVAADLAPLNADESKFKQIMYNLLSNAIKFTPDAGRVTVTATGEPAGADADPTVSGWLRVGVGDTGIGIHPRDHERIFHEFEQVDSSYGRQQQGTGLGLTLTRKLVELHGGRLWVESEGVEGRGSTFTFLLPLVRNDERPGEFASSDGVLRPLVLVVATAEERQQLVSDCLRRAGYGVAAVPGVAALRSELQRSRPYAVAMDEQLLPAGDAGTADLRSMIPGGTPAIVFSTTADGSPGFKLWTESDAGWEPFRPRLVEAIRPTASTSAKEVRTVVVIDDEPALLELLTKTLLYKGFQVLPSTDGRRGIEFAAGFHPDAIILDLSMPECDGRQVLDQLRARPETRQIPILIHTGTVLNEDERQRLAAHVHSITFKTNHAGLFEDLARLEATAEATVQT
- a CDS encoding response regulator; the encoded protein is MNNPSPHRVLVVEDNVLNLELVTDLLEAAGYVVWPARTAEEGLHRAQHLPDLILMDLSLPGMDGLAAIRALRTGPLTTDLPIIVLTAHAMKGDEEIARAAGCDGYLTKPIDTRTFVEKVAGFIAFAHLRRTIDTPTN
- a CDS encoding adenylate/guanylate cyclase domain-containing protein; translation: MNTTTLEAKPVHPATPPPRGHVLVVDDEEQNRMLLRDSLEAHGYEIAEAADGEQALQQIAERPPDVVLLDVMMPRMDGFEVCRRLKNNPATAGIPVLMVTALSERKERMMGVAAGANDFLNKPVDIQDLTLRVRNAAQLRRLFAQLQQEQEKSERLLRNILPPAIAERMKRGETHFAEHHPEVTVLVADLVGFTELSAHISPDQVVSLLNEIFCAFDEVVARQGLEKIKTIGDAYMVAGGLTQPRADHAEAVAGLALALRAEVERINREYSTSIRVRMGISTGPVVAGVIGRKKISYDLWGDSVNLAFGLEAAGEPGTITVSGATFERVKHSHRFQRREGVPVKGHGAVTVYQLLGRI
- a CDS encoding ankyrin repeat domain-containing protein, with the translated sequence MPLMRGLLTIAAVGLGLLGAAAQNSPPPDAALTNAIRSARLQLQGRQPSLTPAEITRQAETLGRSNWLASAIVKAIETRDFTNAAAWLKEFPGRVDDLQQYGQPLLYRAVSQNQPELLAFLLQQKANPDVAGPFNDSPLVQALQSRRWNMACQLIEAGASVMGTNRFGRSAAGVFFESWYPGNPGEPGITNLVPLMLQHGLDPFAPVRAGSPVSLVEECLSRESNYRSFGFGPRLWSGPSSSPPQALFGDLLLTNQPGPARLTPLGDTALHLAVCWQRTNLVAFLLHAGFTIDQTNAAGLTPLQELVGRGLSFQSVSPGFTWIGSGIGPASPTSNTNALPASIPDFLLAQGARLDVFSAAGLGRTNELAALLRENPHLAGARDGYGRTPLHYAALNAPWGGMVAFGPMAVRQQMVMPGRSGLARPGAPDEPIVRVVQRLLQAGADPSVATTRKVRFARNLGDIPAGTTPLHLAAKAGNATLLHALLTAKADVQRADETGDTPLHLAARTWQTNALALLLRAHAPLEVTNHAGQTPLRAAVEAGMSPEVAALLDAGASPTNGLGGSTLVHLAAVRGDVATLRVLSAHRLALDTPDGSGRTPFELAATARRWDAITFLREAGANLNAADHDGNTALHLLAAEQDDMVNHEAAQSWWERWERNRLAQPGLVGGALRWLMTKKVLTPPAGPVWTNTSLSAWLLDNGARVNATNHAGQTPLHVLCGANWLNWYDLNQTSNRLAVLLNAGARLDLTDTNGLTPLHLAVTNASPAQLAFLLKQAGRGVDMRDARGRTLLHVAVLGARDNLDRVSALLSAGADPNVRDRQGQTPLLLALSFRNDGYDWQRSRLVQMLLTNRADPNLADARGDTPLHWVMRNYASNWDYPARDFVPLLLTNGAQPNARDRAGLTPLHWLASSSNGFVHPFGQIGPILFDARWDYAARDPVGDAPVHLWIPHLQNYWDDMEGFKRVLTNQHLVNFTNSAGDTPLHLALKADKDFLARALMQIGADPTLKNAAGETALRLAVERSPGFFDQEVRPPGAQHRFFDAIRLRDRADLNGWLTADPSLATVTNRDGATALMAATDAGDPTNINRLLELGAPLDALSALRLGRMTEFQKLLEAAPRPVPDAWLFEAVRFGRLDGLQALLAAGASVEAADGDGHSLLFRATAAKRADLAEWLRIQGCRPTFFDAIEEGDIAALDAFATADPACVSLTNRNGATPLYDAATAGRTEVAKWLLQHGAPVNAPIPGGWTALHAAAMNDAVELGRVLLDAGASPNILGPGGMGPLHLAAALGNTNFAGLLLARGADVNLISPVQGGYFGNSPLHWAAHLGKVDMFKLLLAHGADLKALNRQKETPLELARANTRGRHLGFPWPPGTSYRYDPAMQRSPQREVRLRELEAAAAQH